Within the Nocardioides humi genome, the region CGAGGGCGGTGCCGACCATCCGCTGGTCCGCACGCTGCCGCCGGTGCTCGTCGTACCCCTGGCGTCGGTCGACACCCTGACGTCCTCGCTCGACCTGCTCTTCGCCGAGGTCGACAACGTCCGGTGCGGGCGGCGGGTGCTGGCCGACCGGCTGTTCGAGGTCGTGCTGATCCAGCTGTACCGCTGGCTCCTCGACCACTCCGACCGGCTCGACCTGCCTCCCGGCCTGATCCCCGGCCTCGTGGATCCCCAGCTCGCGCCGTGCCTCGTCGCCGTCCACGAGGATCCGGGCCACGACTGGAGCCTGACCACGATGGCGCGGACGGCAGCCATGGCGCGCAGCACCTTCGCCGCCCGGTTCCGGGCCACGGTCGGTCAGACGCCGGCGGAGTACGTCACCCGCTGGCGGATGACCGTGGCCCAGAGCCGGTTGCGCGCCGGGGCGTCGGTCGCCGTCACCGCCCGGGAGCTCGGGTACGCCCATCCAGCCGCCTTCTCCCGCGCCTTCACCCAGCGGATCGGATGCTCGCCCCGTGCCTGGCTGCGCGAGCGGATCTGAGACGTGGCCGATCGCGCGGCGTACCCACCGAATCCGCCGCGGATCCACCCGGTGGACGACCATGGTGGTCGGTACGCCGCCAACGGAGCCGCCCCGCACAGCAGATAGCCTCGCCTCATGCCGAGCGTGCGCCCGATCTCCCCGACCGAGCACCGCGAATTCCTCGCCTCCCTCCCGTCCGCCAGCTTCCTGCAGACGCCCGGCTGGGCGCAGGTGAAGAGCGAGTGGCGCAGCGAGTCGCTGGGCTGGTTCGACGACGACGGCGCCCGGGCCGGCGCCGCCCTGGTGCTCTACCGGAAGCTGCCGCGGCTCAACCGCTACCTCGCCTATCTCCCCGAGGGGCCGGTGATCGACTGGGGCAGCGACGACCTCGCCGCCTGGCTCACCCCGATGGTGGCGCACCTCAAGCGGCAGGGCGCGTTCGCCGTACGCATCGGGCCTCCCGTCGTCACCCGGCGCTGGAGCACGGCGCAGGTCAAGGAGGGCATCGCGGACCCCGACGTCCGGCTGCTCGGGCAGATCCCGCCCGCCGAGCGCACTCCCGCGGGCGCGCGGGTGGTGGCTCAGCTGCACGAGCTGGGCTGGCGCCACCAGGGCGTCGAGGGCGGGTTCGCCGCCGGGCAGCCGCAGTTCGTCTTCCAGATCCCGCTGCGCCACCCCGACGGCGCCCAGCGCACCGAGGACGAGGTCCTCAAGGGGATGAACCAGCTCTGGCGCCGCAACATCAAGAAGGCCGCCAAGGAGGGCGTCGAGGTGGTCCGTGGCGGCCGCGAGGACCTCAAGGCCTTCCACGACCTCTACGTCCACACCGCCGAGCGCGACCACTTCACGCCGCGGCCGCTGCGCTACTTCGAGACCATGTACGACGCCCTGCGCGCCGACGCGCCCGAGCGGTTCACCCTCTGGCTGGCCCGCCACGACGGCGACCTGGTCGCGTCCACCATCGCGATCCGGGTCGGCGAGCACGCCTGGTACTCCTACGGCGCCTCCTCCACCGAGAAACGCGAGGTCCGCGGCTCCAACGCCGTCCAGTGGGCGATGATCCGCGACGCGATCGACGCCGGCGCGGCCGTCTACGACCTGCGCGGCATCACCGAGACCCTCGACGCCGACGACCCCCACGTGGGGCTGATCCAGTTCAAGGTCGGCACCGGCGGCGAGGCCGTCGAGCACGCCGGCGAGTGGGACCTGCCGCTCAACCGCCCGCTGTACAAGGCGTTCGAGGTCTACCTGGCCAGGAGGGGCGGATGAGCCTCACCCTCACCGTCGACGGCCCGCGCTGGCGGGCCCACCTGGAGGCGGTCGCCGACGCGCAGCCGGGCATCGTCCCGGTCGCCAAGGGCAACGGCTACGGCTTCACGCTCGGCCGGCTGGCCCGCAGGACGCAGTGGCTGGCCGACCGCGGCCACGACGTCCGCACCCTCGCCGTCGGCACGTACGACGAGCTGCCGGAGGTCGCGCAGCGCTGGCACGGCGACCTCCTCGTGCTCACCCCGTGGCGCCCCTGGGTCCCGCTCCCCGATCCCGCGCTGGCGAAGCGGCTGGTCCACACCGTCAGCCGGCTCGCCGACCTGCGCGACCTGCTCCACGCCGACCCCACCGCGCGCGTCGTACTCGAGCGGATGACCTCGATGCTGCGCCACGGCATGGCCGCCCGCGAGCTCTGGGAGGCCGGCGACCTGCTCCGCAAGCACCCCGGCGCCCGGGTCGAGGGCCTCGCCCTGCACCTGCCCCTCGGCCAGGGCACCCACCTCGGCGAGGTGACCCGGCTGGTCAACGACTACGTCGCCGCCGAGATCCCCGCCCGCGGCCGGCCCGAGGTCTGGGTCAGCCACCTGACCGACGACGAGCTGGCCACGCTGCGCCGCCAGTACGCCGACTTCACCGTCCGGCCCCGGATCGGCACCGCCCTCTGGCTCGGCGACCGCGGCGCGCTCCGGGTGACCGCGACCGTCCTCGACGTCCACCCCGTCGAGCGCGGCGAGGCGTTCGGCTACCGCGGCCGCACCGCCCCCAAGTCCGGGCACGTCCTCGTCGTCAGCGGCGGCACCGCCCACGGCATCGGCCTCGAGGCGCCCACCGGTGAGCAGAGCATCCGCGCCCGCGCGGCGACCCTGGCACGGGGCGGCCTCGACGCGGTCGGCTTCGTGCGCTCGCCGTACGCCATCGACGGCAAGCAGCGGCTCTTCGCCGAGCCGCCGCACATGCAGGCGTCGATGCTGTTCCTCCCGCACGGCGCGCGGGTGCCGGAGGTCGGCGAGGAGGTCGACGTCCGGGTCCGCTACACGGCGACCGGGTTCGACCGCGTCGTCGTCACCGACTGAGGCGCGATCCGCTCGCCCGCGACCGGATCGTGCGCGGGCCGGTACAGGTCCCGCACGATCACCGCGGCGAGGTACAGCTCGCCGGCCACCCGCACCACGATCCCGACCCAGTAGAACCCGGCGTCGCCGCCGCCCGCGGGCGCGAGGTAGCCGCCGAGGTACCACCAGATCGTGCAGAAGTAGAAGACCTCGCAGGCCTGCCACACGATCTGGTCGCGCCAGCGCGGCCGCGCCAGGACGGCGAGCGGGAGCAGCCACAGGACGTACTGCGGCGAGTAGACCTTGTTGACCAGCAGGAAGCCCACGACGATCAGGTAGCCCAGCTGGGCGAGGCGGGGTACGGGGGTGCAGGAATCACCGCTGAGGCGGTGAAACTGGCGCTTCTTGCCCGTTGCAACGGGCAAGAAGCGCAGGAAACGCCACGTAAGCGGTGATTCCTGCACCCCCCGCCCCGCCGTCAGGCCGATCACGAACACCCCGAGGCACCAGCCGCCGAAGAGGATCCAGGACCACAGGTTGATCGTGTGGGCGGAGAAGCCGACGTTCCCGGCCTGGTCGACCAGCATCCACAGCGAGCCGAGGTCGGCCTTGCGGTCGGCGTTGAAGGACCAGAACACCTTCCACTGGTCCGGGCCGGTGAGGTACGCCGGCGCGTTGGCGATCACCCACGCGGCCACCGCCCACACCGCGGCCACCACGAACCGTCCCGGCTGGCGCCGCCGCAGGCAGATGACCAGCAGCCCGCCGAGCAGGAACAGCGGGTACAGCTTGGCGGCGGTGCCGAGCCCGATCAGGACGCCGGTCAGCACCGGGCGGTCGCGCGACCACGCCCACAGCGCCCCCGCCACGAGGACGACGGGCAGCAGGTCCCAGTTGATCAGGCCGGTGAGCAGCAGGGTCGGTGAGAGGGCGAAGGCCGCCGCGTCCCAGGGCCGGGTGCGATGGACGCCGGCCAGCAGCCAGGTGGACAGCAGCGCCAGCGCGCCGAAGCCGACGGCGTTGACCAGCAGGAAGATGGTCTGCTCGTCGTCGACCTCCGGGTCGCCGTACAGCTGGTCGACAGGGGTGCGGTAGCGCTCCTCGAGGTCGGGCGAGCCGTTCAGCCAGTGGGTGACCCAGGCGGTGCCCCACGCCCAGTAGGCGATGCCGGCGGGGTACTCCATGACCTCGTAGCGCGCCCGGACCTGCTCGTCGTCGGAGTAGGGCCAGGCATTCTCCGCCAGCCCGCGTGGCACGTACAGCGGCCGCAGGTCGGTGTAGCACATGTGGGAGTAGACCCAGTTCTGGTCGTGCCCCTTCGCCAGCGAGCACGGCGCCTTCTGGACCAGTCCCGCCGCGAACACCACAGCGGTCAGCAGGAGCAGCACCCGCGCCGACGTCCACCACCGGTGCGTGCGCGCCCGGTCGCCCATCGGCCCGCCGACGACCTCGCTCAGCGCCGTGACGACCGGGTCGTCGCGGGTGGGGTGGACGTGCTGGTCGACGCCGGTCACGGATCAGCGCGGACGGCGGCGGCCGTGCCGGACCCGCGGCTGGCCGAGGGCGGTCGGCGTCGTCGGCGGAGGGGTGGTCACCGGATCGGTCGGCGGCGGGACCTCCGTGGTCGGCGGCGGCGGGACCTCCGTCGTCACCGGGGGCGCCGGCACCTCCGGGGGTGCCTCGCTGGTCAGGCTCTTCTTCGGCTTCTTGGTCTTCTTCGGCTCCGGCGGCGGGGGCGGCGGCAGCTTCTCGTGGCCGTCGGAGGGCGCCTCGCCCTTGACCCACGCGGCGCCCGGCAGGCTCTCGACCTCCTCGCCGTCGAGGGCCTTGGTCATCACCGCGGTCCACGTGCTCGCGGGATAGGCGCCACCGAAGTACGACGGCAGCCAGTCCTTGAGCTGCTCGTTGCCCTTGCCGCGCACGTACATCACCGCGGTCGCGAGCTGCGGCGTGTAGCCGACGAACCAGGCCGAGGACACCTCGCCCCTGCCGTTGGTGGCCGTGCCGGTCTTGGCGGCGGCCGGGCGGCGCAGGCCGAGGGCCGACGTACCGGATCCGGACTTCACGACCTGCTGGAGGGCGTAGCCCACGTCGTCGGCGACGCCCTCGGGGATCGCCTCGTGCGTGGTGACCTTGTGGTTGTAGCGGACCACGCCGTCGCGGTCGACGACCTTCTCGATGATGTAGGCGTCGGCCGCCACGCCGCGGTTGGCGATGGTGGCGTAGCCGTTGGCCATGTTGATCGGGCTGACCGTCTGCGAGCCCAGCGAGACGCCGGTGTTGGCCTGCAGGCCCGGGCTCGAGGTCGGGATGCCGTACGGCTTGGTGGCCGGCTGGTCCGGCGGGATGCCCATCGCGTTGGCGGTCTCGATGATCTGCGTCGGCCCGTCCGGCATCCCCAGGGTGAGGTCGATGTAGGCGGTGTTGATCGAGTCCGCGGTGGCCTTGATCAGGTCGACCCGGCCGTAGCTGCGGTTGCCCTGGTTCTCGACCGGGCGGCCGCCGCCGGGCAGGTCGTAGGGGGAGTTGCCGTCGAAGGTGTCCTTGAGCTCGAAACCGGACTCGATGCCGGCCGCGAGCGCGAACGGCTTGAACGTCGAGCCAGCCTGGCCGCCCTCGACGGCCCAGTTGAGCTGCGACTGCAGGAAGTCCTGGCCGCCGTAGAAGCCACGCACCGCGCCGGTGCCGGGCTCCACCGAGGCGACGCCGACGTGCAGCTGCTTGGGCCCGAAGCCCTCCGGCCGCTCCTCGGCGACCCCCTGGGCCGCGGCGCTCATCGCCTTCTTGGTGAACGTCGTGGTGACCCGGAGGCCGCCGCCGTTGATCTCCTGCTCGCTGAACCCGAGCCGGAGCAGCTCCTTGCGGACCATCGTCAGCGCGTGGCCGCGCTGGCCGCCGTACTGGGCGTTCTGCTTGATCTCGGGGAACTTCGGCAGGCCCTCGCTCGCCTTCGCGACCTCGTCGGCCGGGGCGGTGCCCATCTCCTCCATGGACGCGAGGACGTACTTGTAGCGCCCGAACAGCCGCTCGGCCGCCCCCTCGTTGTCGGGGTCGAGCCGGTTGGGGTTGTTGAGGATCGCGGCCAGGGTCGCGGACTGCTTGAGGTTGAGCTTCGCTGCGTCCTTGCCGAAGTACGCCTGCGCCGCGGCCTGGATGCCGTAGGCCCCGCGCCCGAAGTAGATGGTGTTGAGGTAGCCCTCGAGGATGTCCTGCTTGCTCAGCTGGTTCTTGATCTTGAGCGAGAGGATCGCTTCCTTCGCCTTCCGCTTCCAGGTGCGCTCCTGGCTGAGGTAGAGGATCTTGACGTACTGCTGGGTGATCGTCGACGCGCCCTGGGTGGCGTTGCCCTGGGCGTTGCTGAACGCCGCCCGCAGGATGCCCTTGGGGTCGATGCCGTTGTCGGTCCAGAAGCTCTGGTTCTCCGCCGCGACCGTCGCGTCCTTCATGTACTGCGGCATCTCGTCGTAGTCGATCGAGTCACGCTTCTGGACCGCGAACTGGCCCAGCTGCGCCTTGCCGTCGGAGTAGAAGACCTGCGTCGTCTCGGTGAGGAACTCGGCGTTCGGGTCGGGGATGTCGATCGACCGGTAGGCCACGAAGAAGCCGCCGGCGCCGAGCAGCGCCATCACCACGCACCCGACGAGACCCCAGATCGTGAGCAGCTTCAGCCGCTGCTTCCAGGTCCGCGGCGCGCGGTCCTTCCCGCGCGACTTCGACCGCTTGGCCGACGCTCCGGACTTCCGTTTTCCCTGAACCACGCAGGACAGGGTACGGCGCGGGGCTGAGTGACCCGATTTCCCGGGCATCCGCTTGCAGGAATCACCGCTGAAGCGGTGAAACTGTCACTTCTTGACCGTTGCAACGGTCAAGAAGTGAGGGAAGCACCGCTGAAGCGGCGATTCCTGCGCCCGGCCGCAGCAGCCGCGCGCCCCGATCCGACACCCGCGATCCATCGGGAGTTCACGTCCCGCGGATATATCGCTACGATAGGTCGCATGGCACGGCGCGGGGACACCATCGAGCTCGCAGTCCTCGGACTGCTGCACGAGGGACCCATGCACGGCTACGAGCTGCGCAAGCGGCTCAACCTGATGCTGGGCTGGGGCCGACTGCTGTCGTACGGCTCCCTCTACCCCGCGCTGAAGAAGATGCTCCGCGGCAACCTCATCGAGGAGACCGTGCCCTCGGGCCCCCAGACCCGGCGGCAGCGGATCGTCTACCAGGTGACCGACCTGGGCACCCAGGAGTTCTCGCGCCTGATGTCGGAGGTGGGTCCGACCGCATGGGAGGACGACAACTTCGACATCCGGTTCCGGTTCTTCTCCTCCACCGACATGGAGATCCGGCTGCGCGTCCTCGAAGGGCGTCGCTCCCGGCTCCAGGAGCGGCTCGACCGCGTCCAGCGCGAGCTGGCGATGACGCAGGCCGAGGCCGACCGGTACGCCGCCGAGCTGCAGCGTCACGGCGTGGAGTCCGTCGAGCGTGAGGTCCGGTGGCTCTCGGAGCTCATCAACGCCGAGCGCAACGTGCAGCAGGCACCACCCGGTCCGGAGACGGCGACGCCGGCGACACCGTCGACGCCGTCCTGACCGGCACGAGCAAGCGGATCAGGTCAGCGCCTGTTCATTTCACGAGATGTCATGAGTAGCAAGGAAGGAAACCCCATGGGTTCGGTTCGAGTAGCGATCGCCGGCGTGGGCAACTGCGCCACGTCCCTCATCCAGGGCGTGCAGTACTACCGGGACGCCGATGCCGCGAGCACCGTCCCGGGGCTCATGCACGTCCAGTTCGGCGACTACCACGTCGGCGACGTCCAGTTCGTCGCGGCGTTCGACGTCGACGACAAGAAGGTCGGCAAGGACCTCTCCGAGGCCATCAACGCCTCCGAGAACAACACCATCAAGATCGCCGACGTCCCCACGCTCGGCATCGAGGTGCAGCGTGGCCCGACCCTCGACGGTCTCGGCAAGTACTACCGCGCCACCATCGAGGAGTCCGCCGCCGAGCCGGTCGACGTCGTGCAGGCGCTCAAGGACGCCGAGGTCGACGTCCTCGTCTCCTACCTCCCGGTGGGCTCCGAGGAGGCCGACAAGTTCTACGCCCAGTGCGCGATCGACGCCGGCGTGGCCTTCGTCAACGCCCTCCCCGTCTTCATCGCCTCCGACCCGGTGTGGGCCAAGAAGTTCGAGGACGCCGGCGTCCCGATCGTCGGCGACGACATCAAGTCCCAGGTCGGCGCCACCATCACCCACCGGGTGATGGCGAAGCTCTTCGAGGACCGCGGCGTCGCGCTGGACCGCACGTACCAGCTCAACGTCGGCGGCAACATGGACTTCAAGAACATGCTCGAGCGCGAGCGCCTGGAGTCCAAGAAGGTCTCCAAGACCCAGGCCGTCACCTCGAACCTCAACGGCTCGCTGGCCGGCAAGGTCGACGACAAGAACGTCCACATCGGCCCGTCCGACTATGTCGCGTGGCTCGACGACCGCAAATGGGCCTACGTCCGCCTCGAGGGTCGCGCGTTCGGCGACGTCCCGCTCAACCTGGAGTACAAGCTCGAGGTCTGGGACTCCCCGAACTCCGCCGGCATCATCATCGACGCCGTCCGGGCCGCGAAGATCGCCAAGGACCGCGGCGTCGGCGGCCCGATCATCCCCGCCTCGGCGTACCTCATGAAGAGCCCGCCGGTGCAGATCGAGGACACCGAGGGCCGCGCCCAGCTCGAGGCCTTCATCAAGGGCGTCTGAGCCTCCCCACTCCGTGGGGTCGTGTGCCTGAGAACCCGTGGAGGCGGGGTCTCAGGCACACGACCGTTTTTGGGGCCGGACCCCGGATCGGCTCAGCAGGCGGGCGGGGGCTGCAGCTGCATCCGGGTCCACACGGGGCGGTGGTCGGAGACGGCGGAGAAGAGCACCTCGGCCTGGAGGGGCGTGAACCAGCCGTCGTGCAGGATGAAGTCGATCCGGCTGCCGGGGCGGTGGGCGGGGACCGTGGCGCCCTTGCCCTTCCCGACCGCCCAGGCGTCGCCGAGGCCGGAGCGGCGCAGGATCCGGACGGCGCGGGAGTCGGGGCCGGTGTTGAGGTCGCCGCCGAGGACCTTGGGCAGCGGGTCGGCAGCGAGCAGCCGGACGACGGTCTTCGCCGCCACCTTGCGGGCCTGGCGGGAGCGGTGGTCGAAGTGCGTGGCGTACACGCTGACCGGTACGCCGCCCACGTCGATCCGGGCGTGCAGCAGACCGCGCAGCTCGCGGCCGCCGGCCATGGGGAGGTGCGTGTTGCCGGAGTCGAGGATCGGGAACCGGGTCAGGATCGCGTTGCCGCGGGGTCCGGCGCCGGTGTTGCGCGAGTTGCCGCCGTACACGTGGTGGAGGCCGGTCAGGGTCCCCAGCACCTCGGCCTGATGCAGGTTGCCGCTGACCGGGCGGCCCTTGTCGACCTCCTGGAGCAGGACGACGTCCGGCTCCCACGCCCGGATCTCCTCGGCGATCCGGTCCAGCTGGACGCTGCCGTCGTGCCCGGTGCCGAAGTGGATGTTGAACGTGAGCACCGTGAGCTGGACCGGCGCCGGCATCGGGCAGGACGGCGAGGACGGCGCGGTCGGCGACGGCGGGACGGTCGGGGTGGGCGTGGGGGGCGGCGGCTCGGTCCGGCTCGGCGTGACGTCGGACGACGGGGGCGGAGGAACGGTCGTCGGCCCGCCCGGTCGGCCGCCCGGCGGCTCCTTCGCGTCCTGGAGCAGGAGCACGGCCGCCACCGCGATCAGTACGACGACCGCGACCGCCACGGTCGCGACCTTCGTCGCGGGGCTGCCCTCACTCACGCGCCCATTGAACCGGCCACCTGGTCAGGCCCGGTGGTCAGGCCCGGTGCTCAGGTCTGGTGCTCAGGTCCGGTGCTCAGCCCTCGGCCTCGGCCTTGATCCGCTCCAGGGTCTGCCGGATCCCGCGGCGCAGCTCGTCGGTGAAGCCCTGCTGCCCGCCGAGCACCACCTTGGTGAGCAGCAGGGACAGCCCGGAGACGCCGTCGGGGGTCTCGCGGCGCTCGGTCAGCCGGGTGCCGCCGTCCTCGGTGGGCTCGAGCTGGAAGGACCAGATGGTCCGGTTCTCGCGGATCCGGAAGGCGAAGTCGCCGGGCGTGGCGCCGGCGGGCGGCTGGAACCGGATCACCTTGCCGCCGGTCGGCCAGCGCTTGATGCCCTGCTTGTTGAGATTGCTGAACGTCGCGCCCTGCTTGACGATGCCGCCCTTGACGGTCGACTTCACGACCTGCGGGCTCCACTTGGCCATCGCCGGGATGTCGGTGACCAGCGACCACACCTTGTCGGTGGGGGCGGCGATCTCGATGGAGTCCTCGAGCAGCTTCTCGTAGGTGTCGGCCATGGCGGTGCCTTCCGTGGGAACAGTGGGGGCTCCCGGCAACCTACCCGCAGGTAGCGTACCGCCAGTACGTGACCCCGGTCACAGGTCGCGCCGGCTCGCCGACGCCTCGACGCGAGGTCCGATTGCCGCCAGACCCGCCCCGTCCGGTCCCGCGAGGCTGGGCCCATGACGACGACAACGGATCCGAGGGTCGCCCTCGTCACCGGCGGCAACCGCGGCCTCGGCCTCGCGACCGCACGACGGCTGGGCCGGGAGGGAGTGACGGTGGTGATCGGTGCCCGGGACGCGGACCGCGGCCGCGCTGCCGTACGCGGCCTGCGGGAGGCCGGGGTGTGGGCCAGCGCGGTGCCGCTGGACGTAGACGACGAGGCCAGCGCGACGGCCGCGGCCGAGCAGATCCGCCGGGAGCACGGCCGGCTGGACATCCTCGTCAACAACGCGGGCATCCTGCCGGAGGCGACCGCTGCCCGGGTCGCCGACCCGCTCGATCCCGAGCTGTTCCTGCGCACCTTCCGCACCAACGTGCTCGGCGCCGTCGGCGTGACCGCGGCCGTGCTCCCCCTGCTGGTCCGCTCGGATGGGGGACGGGTCGTCAACGTCTCGAGCCGGATGGGCTCGCTGAGCGACCAGCTCGACCCGGCGTCGCCGTACCACGGGCTGGTGGTGCCGGCCTACCAGGCCTCGAAGGCGGCGCTCAACGGGCTGACGGTGGCGCTGGCCAAGAAGCTGGCAGGCACCCGGGTCAAGGTCAACTCGGTGTGCCCCGGCTGGGTGCAGACCGACCTCGGCGGCCCCGACAACCGCGCCGCGGCGCCGACACCGGCGCACCAGGCCGCGGACGTCGTGGCCCGGGCAGCGCTGCTGGACGACGACGGGCCGTCGGGCAGCTTCTTCGACGCCGACGGCTCGGTGCCCTGGTAGCCCCGGTCGCCGTGGTGGGGGAGGGCTCAGCCGCGCGCGGCCCACCACTCCTTCAGCGCGGCGGTGGCGTCCGCCTCGCTCATCGGGCCGTTGTCGAGGCGCAGCTCGAGCAGGAACTTGTACGCCGCGCCGACGTCGCGACCCGGGCCGATGCCGAGGATCTCCATGATCTGGTTGCCGTCGAGGTCGGGGCGGATGGCGGCGAGCTCCTCCTCGCCCGCGAGCCGGTCGATCCGGGCCTCCAGGTCGTCATAGGTACGACGCAGCCGGTCGGCCTTGCGCTTGTTGCGGGTCGTGCAGTCGGCGCGGGTGAGCACGTGCAGCCGCTCCAGCTGGTCGCCGGCGTCGCGGACGTAGCGGCGGACGGCGGAGTCGGTCCACTCGCCCGAGCCGTACCCGTGGAAGCGCAGGTGCAGCTCGACCAGGTCGCTGACCGCGTCGATCTGCTCGTTGCTGAACTTCAGCGCCTTCATCCGCTTGCGGGTCAGCTTGGCGCCCACCACGTCGTGGTGGTGGAAGGTGACCGAGCCGTCGGCGAGGAACCGGCGGGTCCGCGGCTTGCCGACGTCGTGCATGAGCGCGGCGAACCGGGAGACGAAGTCCGGCCCCTCCGGCAGCCCCGCCCGCGCGGCCAGTCGCGGCTCGAGGTCGATCGCCTGCTCCAGCACGGTGAGGCTGTGCTCGTAGACGTCCTTGTGGCGGTGGTGCTCGTCGCGCTCCAGCTTGAGCGCCGGCAGCTCCGGCAGCACCCGCTCGGCGAGCCCGGTCTCCACCAGCAGCTCGAGCCCGAGCCGGGGGTGGGGGGCGCAGACCAGCTTCACCAGCTCGTCGCGCACCCGCTCCGCGGAGATGATCGCGATCCGGTCGGCCATCTCCGTCATCGCCCGGACGACGTCGGGGTCCACCGTGAAGCCGAGCTGGGCCGCGAACCGGGCGGCCCGCATCATCCGCAGCGGGTCGTCGGAGAAGGACTGCTCGGGGGTGCCCGGCGTGCGGAG harbors:
- a CDS encoding AraC family transcriptional regulator; amino-acid sequence: MPALDRISPLLELFRVRTRLLHTGPLCGVTTFAARPGQGFLHVLRQGEMAVTHQVPGGRLERLEVAEPSLLFYPQPLEHAFHNAPVEESDFACATVDFEGGADHPLVRTLPPVLVVPLASVDTLTSSLDLLFAEVDNVRCGRRVLADRLFEVVLIQLYRWLLDHSDRLDLPPGLIPGLVDPQLAPCLVAVHEDPGHDWSLTTMARTAAMARSTFAARFRATVGQTPAEYVTRWRMTVAQSRLRAGASVAVTARELGYAHPAAFSRAFTQRIGCSPRAWLRERI
- a CDS encoding alanine racemase — translated: MSLTLTVDGPRWRAHLEAVADAQPGIVPVAKGNGYGFTLGRLARRTQWLADRGHDVRTLAVGTYDELPEVAQRWHGDLLVLTPWRPWVPLPDPALAKRLVHTVSRLADLRDLLHADPTARVVLERMTSMLRHGMAARELWEAGDLLRKHPGARVEGLALHLPLGQGTHLGEVTRLVNDYVAAEIPARGRPEVWVSHLTDDELATLRRQYADFTVRPRIGTALWLGDRGALRVTATVLDVHPVERGEAFGYRGRTAPKSGHVLVVSGGTAHGIGLEAPTGEQSIRARAATLARGGLDAVGFVRSPYAIDGKQRLFAEPPHMQASMLFLPHGARVPEVGEEVDVRVRYTATGFDRVVVTD
- a CDS encoding glycosyltransferase family 87 protein, which gives rise to MTGVDQHVHPTRDDPVVTALSEVVGGPMGDRARTHRWWTSARVLLLLTAVVFAAGLVQKAPCSLAKGHDQNWVYSHMCYTDLRPLYVPRGLAENAWPYSDDEQVRARYEVMEYPAGIAYWAWGTAWVTHWLNGSPDLEERYRTPVDQLYGDPEVDDEQTIFLLVNAVGFGALALLSTWLLAGVHRTRPWDAAAFALSPTLLLTGLINWDLLPVVLVAGALWAWSRDRPVLTGVLIGLGTAAKLYPLFLLGGLLVICLRRRQPGRFVVAAVWAVAAWVIANAPAYLTGPDQWKVFWSFNADRKADLGSLWMLVDQAGNVGFSAHTINLWSWILFGGWCLGVFVIGLTAGRGVQESPLTWRFLRFLPVATGKKRQFHRLSGDSCTPVPRLAQLGYLIVVGFLLVNKVYSPQYVLWLLPLAVLARPRWRDQIVWQACEVFYFCTIWWYLGGYLAPAGGGDAGFYWVGIVVRVAGELYLAAVIVRDLYRPAHDPVAGERIAPQSVTTTRSNPVAV
- a CDS encoding PadR family transcriptional regulator, translating into MARRGDTIELAVLGLLHEGPMHGYELRKRLNLMLGWGRLLSYGSLYPALKKMLRGNLIEETVPSGPQTRRQRIVYQVTDLGTQEFSRLMSEVGPTAWEDDNFDIRFRFFSSTDMEIRLRVLEGRRSRLQERLDRVQRELAMTQAEADRYAAELQRHGVESVEREVRWLSELINAERNVQQAPPGPETATPATPSTPS
- a CDS encoding endonuclease/exonuclease/phosphatase family protein, with the protein product MSEGSPATKVATVAVAVVVLIAVAAVLLLQDAKEPPGGRPGGPTTVPPPPSSDVTPSRTEPPPPTPTPTVPPSPTAPSSPSCPMPAPVQLTVLTFNIHFGTGHDGSVQLDRIAEEIRAWEPDVVLLQEVDKGRPVSGNLHQAEVLGTLTGLHHVYGGNSRNTGAGPRGNAILTRFPILDSGNTHLPMAGGRELRGLLHARIDVGGVPVSVYATHFDHRSRQARKVAAKTVVRLLAADPLPKVLGGDLNTGPDSRAVRILRRSGLGDAWAVGKGKGATVPAHRPGSRIDFILHDGWFTPLQAEVLFSAVSDHRPVWTRMQLQPPPAC
- a CDS encoding transglycosylase domain-containing protein; its protein translation is MVQGKRKSGASAKRSKSRGKDRAPRTWKQRLKLLTIWGLVGCVVMALLGAGGFFVAYRSIDIPDPNAEFLTETTQVFYSDGKAQLGQFAVQKRDSIDYDEMPQYMKDATVAAENQSFWTDNGIDPKGILRAAFSNAQGNATQGASTITQQYVKILYLSQERTWKRKAKEAILSLKIKNQLSKQDILEGYLNTIYFGRGAYGIQAAAQAYFGKDAAKLNLKQSATLAAILNNPNRLDPDNEGAAERLFGRYKYVLASMEEMGTAPADEVAKASEGLPKFPEIKQNAQYGGQRGHALTMVRKELLRLGFSEQEINGGGLRVTTTFTKKAMSAAAQGVAEERPEGFGPKQLHVGVASVEPGTGAVRGFYGGQDFLQSQLNWAVEGGQAGSTFKPFALAAGIESGFELKDTFDGNSPYDLPGGGRPVENQGNRSYGRVDLIKATADSINTAYIDLTLGMPDGPTQIIETANAMGIPPDQPATKPYGIPTSSPGLQANTGVSLGSQTVSPINMANGYATIANRGVAADAYIIEKVVDRDGVVRYNHKVTTHEAIPEGVADDVGYALQQVVKSGSGTSALGLRRPAAAKTGTATNGRGEVSSAWFVGYTPQLATAVMYVRGKGNEQLKDWLPSYFGGAYPASTWTAVMTKALDGEEVESLPGAAWVKGEAPSDGHEKLPPPPPPEPKKTKKPKKSLTSEAPPEVPAPPVTTEVPPPPTTEVPPPTDPVTTPPPTTPTALGQPRVRHGRRRPR
- a CDS encoding inositol-3-phosphate synthase, translating into MGSVRVAIAGVGNCATSLIQGVQYYRDADAASTVPGLMHVQFGDYHVGDVQFVAAFDVDDKKVGKDLSEAINASENNTIKIADVPTLGIEVQRGPTLDGLGKYYRATIEESAAEPVDVVQALKDAEVDVLVSYLPVGSEEADKFYAQCAIDAGVAFVNALPVFIASDPVWAKKFEDAGVPIVGDDIKSQVGATITHRVMAKLFEDRGVALDRTYQLNVGGNMDFKNMLERERLESKKVSKTQAVTSNLNGSLAGKVDDKNVHIGPSDYVAWLDDRKWAYVRLEGRAFGDVPLNLEYKLEVWDSPNSAGIIIDAVRAAKIAKDRGVGGPIIPASAYLMKSPPVQIEDTEGRAQLEAFIKGV
- a CDS encoding SRPBCC family protein, which codes for MADTYEKLLEDSIEIAAPTDKVWSLVTDIPAMAKWSPQVVKSTVKGGIVKQGATFSNLNKQGIKRWPTGGKVIRFQPPAGATPGDFAFRIRENRTIWSFQLEPTEDGGTRLTERRETPDGVSGLSLLLTKVVLGGQQGFTDELRRGIRQTLERIKAEAEG
- a CDS encoding lipid II:glycine glycyltransferase FemX, which produces MPSVRPISPTEHREFLASLPSASFLQTPGWAQVKSEWRSESLGWFDDDGARAGAALVLYRKLPRLNRYLAYLPEGPVIDWGSDDLAAWLTPMVAHLKRQGAFAVRIGPPVVTRRWSTAQVKEGIADPDVRLLGQIPPAERTPAGARVVAQLHELGWRHQGVEGGFAAGQPQFVFQIPLRHPDGAQRTEDEVLKGMNQLWRRNIKKAAKEGVEVVRGGREDLKAFHDLYVHTAERDHFTPRPLRYFETMYDALRADAPERFTLWLARHDGDLVASTIAIRVGEHAWYSYGASSTEKREVRGSNAVQWAMIRDAIDAGAAVYDLRGITETLDADDPHVGLIQFKVGTGGEAVEHAGEWDLPLNRPLYKAFEVYLARRGG